From a region of the Takifugu flavidus isolate HTHZ2018 chromosome 20, ASM371156v2, whole genome shotgun sequence genome:
- the tprn gene encoding taperin yields the protein MSGGGEVRVLLQEAGQESSRMPAWKREILERRKAKSGVCGGASASETTAVGASPQRTNGDLWGGMNGSSGGTKSDSGASGGGPGRNYNITTANQYFINNKEPRSPVTGRTVSREGGRQESLVLHESLGPLEENPFIKLEKERRRRQDRENSARPVPHILELYGSVPGIRTIRAENIIIIESDPDYFPEDKSSSHWQENSVSSYSSLNDLLDRRGSAVTEIRAREVVIYDTTLSKSEENLSTLGRPDHEASSYKTGEGQGRVSRMLQKFDTNYGKLQKKSHSTENLLDLDCSSSSRPRLWPKPQPDLVPKPRQSSLVSSPDRSQLSSPVFYSPLSSKSKPHSAASEVSSPKRHFGTPPPAPSSRQWCEETRGCATSVTSKDEPDWSQIKPTREREWEDAEVPPKPKVPCSPETLRARAESPSSPVSAKVSQSSADFEIRPSPKPDITQIPDGDTQARALANLRLQSRNSFTVIPKRRPASPESGSPAPSSPAKSSPLHRGTEVPTSGVPTSPVPVPMLNHVTENEETLEDAKEARTPTRQSKPKPSSFAASSNVSPLPSEPLSPPAAPSSPSVTSDSPTPPSSLCSPSQTPHHPPVDHLPVTNIDDIEVESQHHVPAPSPMVQKRKGNTFTVVPKRRGEPVAQPGSPEPQQENGSKAPHGSTPPQAPYAHLGSTLKKRYPAVEEIEVIGGYLSLAKSCLSRTGSMGKKLKISFNETSLQSTYEYPSENSVWDSGGEEEEEEEEEEEGQEEVASEQPSMVGRIHIPRPNIIASSAMHSSNSKDLSSYVPKHSVDFNTWQEHKHNNSVNQEDSSAQQTQMTEEVMLTPADSSSLSDYSSEPALYF from the exons AtgtctggtggaggagaggtgcgcgtcctcctccaggaggCCGGGCAAGAGAGCTCGAGGATGCCGGCCTGGAAGCGAGAGATCCTTGAGAGGAGGAAAGCTAAGAGCGGCGTTTGTGGAGGAGCCAGTGCTTCGGAGACGACTGCCGTCGGCGCCAGCCCACAGAGGACTAACGGGGACCTGTGGGGAGGCATGAacggcagcagcggcggaaCCAAGAGTGACAGCGGGGCGAGCGGCGGCGGACCTGGGCGAAACTACAATATTACCACAGCCAACCAGTACTTCATCAACAACAAAGAGCCACGGTCGCCGGTCACGGGAAGGACGGTTTCAAGGGAAGGCGGCAGGCAGGAGAGCCTTGTGCTGCACGAAAGCCTGGGCCCTCTCGAGGAGAACCCGTTCATCaagctggagaaagagcggAGGAGGCGACAGGACCGAGAAAACAGCGCTCGCCCGGTGCCGCACATCCTGGAGCTGTATGGAAGTGTACCTGGCATCCGGACTATCCGCGCCgagaacatcatcatcatcgagTCAGACCCCGATTACTTTCCAGAAGATAAAAGTAGTTCCCATTGGCAGGAAAACAGTGTCAGTAGTTACAGCTCTCTGAACGATCTCCTGGACCGAAGAGGGAGTGCTGTTACTGAGATAAGAGCCAGGGAAGTGGTCATTTATGACACTACCTTAAGCAAGAGTGAGGAAAATCTGAGCACCCTGGGCCGCCCTGATCATGAGGCCTCTTCATATAAGACAGGTGAGGGTCAAGGCAGGGTAAGTCGGATGTTGCAAAAGTTTGACACCAATTACggaaagctgcagaaaaagtCTCACAGCACGGAGAATCTTTTGGACCTGGACTGCAGTTCCAGCAGCAGGCCAAGGCTCTGGCCCAAGCCACAGCCAGATCTGGTGCCAAAGCCCAGGCAAAGCTCATTAGTTAGTAGCCCTGACAGGAGTCAGCTATCCTCACCAGTTTTCTACAGTCCCCTGTCTTCAAAATCAAAGCCAcactctgctgcctctgaagTCAGCAGCCCCAAACGCCATTTTGGAACCCCTCCACCTGCGCCCTCCTCCCGCCAATGGTGCGAAGAAACGCGAGGATGCGCCACGTCTGTCACCTCCAAAGATGAGCCAGATTGGAGCCAAATAAAGcccaccagagagagagagtgggaggatgCAGAAGTGCCACCAAAACCTAAGGTGCCATGCTCTCCAGAGACACTACGTGCCCGTGCGGAGTCTCCTTCAAGCCCTGTTTCAGCCAAGGTCTCACAATCCTCCGCCGATTTTGAGATACGGCCCTCCCCGAAGCCAGACATTACCCAAATTCCTGATGGTGATACTCAGGCACGGGCCCTTGCAAACCTGCGCCTCCAGTCCCGAAACTCCTTTACAGTGATCCCAAAACGGCGTCCTGCTTCACCTGAAAGTGGCAGCCCAGCACCATCCAGCCCTGCTAAGTCTTCTCCATTGCACAGGGGGACAGAGGTCCCCACGTCAGGAGTGCCAACCTCCCCCGTCCCTGTTCCCATGTTGAACCATGTAACGGAaaatgaggagacactggaggatGCAAAGGAGGCCAGAACACCAACGAGGCAATCGAAGCCCAAACCCTCCTCCTTTGCTGCCTCAAGTAACGTATCTCCTCTACCCTCTGAACCACTatccccaccagcagctccttcctctccctcggTTACCTCGGACTCACCCACACCACCTTCCAGCCTTTGTAGCCCCTCCCAGACTCCCCACCATCCACCTGTGGATCATCTGCCAGTAACAAACATAGACGACATTGAAGTGGAATCCCAACACCATGTCCCCGCTCCTAGCCCCATGGTGCAGAAGAGAAAGGGGAACACATTTACCGTGGTGCCTAAACGGAGGGGGGAGCCGGTGGCCCAGCCTGGTTCGCCTGAGCCCCAGCAGGAAAATGGGAGTAAGGCTCCACATGGCTCAACTCCTCCACAGGCCCCTTATGCTCATCTGGGTTCCACGCTGAAGAAACGTTACCCAGCAGTGGAGGAAATTGAAGTCATCGGAGGGTACCTTTCCCTTGCAAAGTCCTGCCTCTCCAGGACCGGTTCTATGGGCAAGAAG CTCAAGATCTCTTTCAATGAGACAAGTCTCCAGAGTACCTATGAGTATCCATCAGAAAACAGTGTGTGGGACagtgggggggaggaagaggaggaggaggaggaagaggaggagggacaagAGGAGGTGGCATCTGAGCAGCCCAGCATGGTGGGGCGCATCCACATCCCTCGACCGAACATCATTGCCAGCTCGGCTATGCACTCATCCAACAGCAAAG ACCTTTCCAGCTACGTTCCCAAGCACTCGGTGGACTTCAACACATGGcaggagcacaaacacaataaCAGTGTGAACCAGGAGGACAGCAGTGCACAACAGACGCAGATGACAGAGGAAGTCATG ctCACTCCAGCAGACAGCTCCTCATTGTCTGACTACAGCAGTGAGCCTGCTCTTTACTTCTGA
- the tmem203 gene encoding transmembrane protein 203 gives MLFSLRELVQWLGFATFELFLHLLALLVFSMLVALRADMFTPTLSWWLVFVPLFAADGLSTYFTAIVSIRLYQENEKRLAVLRLLWVLTVLSLKLVCEVLLCQKLAEQEQARDLWFGLIVSPLFILLQLLMIRACRVN, from the coding sequence ATGCTGTTCTCGCTGAGGGAATTGGTCCAGTGGCTGGGCTTTGCCACTTTTGAACTCTTTCTTCACTTGCTAGCTTTGCTGGTGTTTAGCATGCTGGTTGCTTTACGAGCTGACATGTTTACTCCGACCCTGAGTTGGTGGCTGGTGTTTGTGCCACTGTTTGCTGCAGACGGCCTCAGCACATACTTCACGGCCATCGTTTCCATCCGTCTTTACCAGGAGAATGAGAAACGTCTAGCAGTGCTGCGTCTTCTCTGGGTGCTGACAGTGCTCAGTTTGAAGCTGGTCTGCGAGGTGCTGCTCTGCCAGAAGCTGGCCGAGCAGGAGCAAGCCAGGGATTTGTGGTTCGGCCTCATCGTCTCGCCGCTGTTcatcctgctccagctgctgatgATCCGAGCGTGTCGTGTTAACTGA
- the alad gene encoding delta-aminolevulinic acid dehydratase has product MQTPPQSILHSGYFHPTLRYWQTCATDLKADNLIYPIFITDSPDAVEPIGSLPGQARYGVNQLEATLSPLVENGLKCVLIFGVPSKIQKDERGSGADSGDTPAVLAVKKLRSLFPELLVACDVCLCPYTSHGHCGILNDDGTLNNDASCLRLAEVALAYAQAGCHIIAPSDMMDGRVRAIKQALLSNGLGNKVSVLSYSAKFASCYYGPFRDAAQSKPAFGDRRCYQLPPGAGGLAIRAVERDVREGADMLMVKPGLPYLDIVRQVKDKFPNHPLAVYNVSGEFAMMWHGAQAGAFDLRAAVMEAMTAFRRAGADIIITYYTPQLLSWLKE; this is encoded by the exons ATGCAGACGCCACCCCAGTCCATTCTACACAGTGGTTATTTTCACCCTACCCTCCGATACTGGCAGACCTGTGCTACTGACTTAAAGGCTGACAACCTCATCTACCCAATATTCATCAC AGACAGTCCAGATGCAGTGGAGCCCATCGGCAGCCTACCAGGACAGGCGAG ATATGGGGTAAATCAGCTGGAGGCCACATTGAGCCCGCTGGTGGAAAACGGATTGAAATGTGTGCTGATTTTTGGAGTCCCTTCAAAAATCCAAAAG GATGAGAGAGGTTCAGGTGCTGATTCAGGAGACACGCCGGCCGTACTGGCGGTGAAGAAGCTCAGGTCTTTGTTTCCAGAGCTGCTGGTAGCATGTGATGTCTGCTTGTGTCCCTACACTTCACATGGACACTGTG GAATCCTGAATGATGACGGGACCCTGAATAATGATGCCAGCTGCCTGCGGTTGGCTGAAGTAGCACTGGCTTATGCACAAGCTg GGTGTCACATCATCGCTCCTTCTGATATGATGGACGGAAGAGTGAGGGCAATAAAACAGGCTCTCCTGTCTAATGGTTTGGGAAACAAG GTGTCAGTGTTGAGCTACAGTGCAAAGTTTGCTTCCTGCTATTACGGTCCCTTCAG AGATGCTGCACAGTCCAAACCTGCGTTTGGGGACAGGCGCTGCTATCAGCTGCCTCCCGGAGCAGGAGGACTTGCCATTCGAGCAGTG GAGCGAGATGTGAGAGAAGGAGCTGACATGCTGATGGTGAAACCAGGTCTGCCATATCTGGACATTGTAAGACAGGTTAAAGACAAG TTCCCCAATCACCCTTTGGCTGTCTACAACGTCTCAGGAGAGTTTGCCATGATGTGGCATGGAGCTCAGGCTGGAGCTTTTGACCTTCGGGCTGCTGTGATGGAGGCCATGACTGCTTTCCGTAGGGCAG GtgctgacatcatcatcacttATTACACACCGCAGCTGCTCAGCTGGCTAAAAGAGTGA